In a genomic window of Deltaproteobacteria bacterium:
- a CDS encoding HEPN domain-containing protein yields the protein MKNTSLSRSYMKKATDRLEILDILLKKGAYSDVVREAQEIVGLATKGMLRAVGIEPPKFHDVGGLLLEHKDKYRADIAEKLDRIAKISKRLRKERELSFYGDIDFVPTEEYTIDDAREAMEGANYVVDIARKLIE from the coding sequence GTGAAGAATACGTCGCTTTCCAGGAGTTATATGAAGAAGGCTACCGATAGGCTGGAGATCCTGGATATCCTCCTGAAAAAGGGTGCGTATTCCGACGTTGTCAGGGAGGCGCAGGAAATCGTGGGGTTGGCTACAAAGGGGATGCTGAGAGCCGTTGGGATTGAGCCACCCAAGTTTCATGATGTCGGCGGTCTCCTCCTTGAGCACAAAGACAAGTATCGTGCAGACATAGCAGAGAAGCTGGATCGGATAGCCAAGATCTCCAAGAGGCTCAGAAAGGAGAGGGAACTTTCCTTTTACGGTGATATTGATTTCGTGCCCACGGAAGAATACACGATCGATGATGCCAGGGAAGCAATGGAAGGTGCCAACTACGTGGTGGATATTGCCAGAAAGCTGATCGAGTGA